CATATCATCTATTCAGCTTCTCAGCAATCGCAACTGCTCGGCAATGGCTCCTGTATCGATCTCCTGAGAGGTATCTATCGATATGCTTACGGCCTCTTCCTCTGCACTGAGCGGCTCCATTGATGCAAGCTGTGCCTTGAGTACAGCACTGTCTGCTTCAGAGGCATCACTCCCTTCACGGAATCGTTTTTGCACCCGATCAAAGAGCAGCATTTCCGGAGCATGAACATGAAGAATCCTGAACGGTGTGTTTCGAAGAGCTGCAAGTTCCATGAACACCTTGCGTCGTTCTCTCTTCAGGAAGGTGGCATCCACCACAACCGCAATACCTTCACTGATGCAGAGTTCCGCAAGTTCAAAGAGGCGCGTGTAGGTTGCCCGGCTGATCTCATCGGTGTAGATTGACAGAGTACCCTCCTGTTTGCTTCTCTGAAGCGGCTTGAGGCCGGCAATCCTTTTTCGTTCAACATCCGAACGCAGATGGATTGCCGGGATTTCCGGAGCGAGAGCGGTGAGGAGATGGCTTTTTCCGCTGCCGGATACCCCGAATGTTATGCAGAGCAGGGGGCTCTTTTTCCGGGTATACGTTTCCGCAAGCTCAAGGTATGAACGGTGCTCTTCGAGGCTCTTTGCCGCAGCGGCAGGCTCGGTTGTCTGGCTGTAACGGATTGCCGTTACTTTTGCCCTCACCATTGCCCGGTACATGGCGTAAAAGCGCAGCAGCGGCAGGGCGCCGTAATCGCCGGTTTCTGCCAGATAGCCGTTCAGGAGGCGCCACGCAAGAGCAATAAGTCCGGCATGCTCAAGATCCATAAAGAGAAAGGCGAGATCACTGATGACATCAATGATACTGAGCATGTCGCTGAACTCGATGCAGTCAAAAATAAGGATCTGCTCACGCCAGAGCACCATGTTTCCGGTATGCATGTCGCCATGGCACTGGCGGATTGAACCGTTACGCTTTCGATTCAGAAAGAGTTGATGGCGCGCTTGATGCTCCTGAAGGCTCCATGCCTTGAGGGCGTCAATCCGCTCTTTTTCCCCGGTTATATCGAGCACCGGCTCCATATGCAGAAAATTGTTGAGCACCGGTTTGATCACATTCTCCGGCAGTCCGAATCCGCTTTCGGGCGGAGCGGGAGCGAGAGCCTCGTGGAAACGGGCAATCAGGAGCGAGAGTGTGTCAATATGCTCACCGCGAAGTTTTCCGGCAGCCATCATCCGGTCGAGCTCCATGGTACGGTCAAAGCGTACCATTTTGACAGCGTAGTCGATAATATCGCCTTCACTTTTTCCATCTTCATCAAGCAGCAGCTGCTCTCCATGGCGGATAATCGGCACTACAGAAAGGTAAATTTCAGGACAGAGCCTCCGGTTGAGCCGCAGCTCCTCACGGCAGCAGTGAAGGCGTTTTTCGAGGGTGGAGAAATCAAGAAATCCGAGATCGAGCGGCTTTTTTACCTTGTAGGCGAAGTCGCGGGTGATGAAAATCCAGGAGATATGGGTTTCAACAACCTCGATGGTACCGGTATCATGGCGGTATGCTGCGGGGTGTGAAAGTGCTTCTCTCAGCGGTTCCATAAGGGGTGGATTTTAATATTTGCCTCGAAAGTCGTAAAGAGTCGCTCCATGCAATATAGCCCCGTTGACAGAAAAGGTGAGCAGGCTGATTGACCTGAATAATCAATGACCGGAAGCTGCCCGGTATACATCTCTTGTGGCTGAAGATGCTCATGGATTAAGAAAAAAAATGTACATTAAAATTTTGCGGAAAGGATATTTGGCATCTTATCATCGCGGGTTAACCTTACGTTTATGATCCATCTCTCCAAGATACTCTGCCCGGCCGATTATTCTGCCACTTCTGACAATGCTGTTCGCTACGCAATTGAATTTGCCCGGCAGGTTGGTGCTCATGTCAGGATTCTGCATATCGTCACTCCGCAGGCTCCCTGCGTGAAGGTGCCGGAAGGTGATGCGCCGGAGTGCCTTATACCGGAAGAGGATGATGCTATCCCTGAAAATATTTCAACGCTACTGATGGCGGAGATAAAAAAGGGATTGAGTGCCGATATACGCATTCTCAGGGGAGAGGCATCCAAAGTGATCAGTGAACAGGCCCGCCTCTGGGGTGCTGATCTCATTATTATGGGCTCCCATGGCCGAAGCGGTCTGCAACGGCTGATGATGGGCAGTGTTGCTGAAGATGTTTTCCGTTCCTCTGATATTCCTGTTCTCCTGGTTAAAAAGAGTGCTGCAGACAAAGTTGTTGTCGAGTGATGTACATCTGAATATCGCATCTCTCTTCTTCATCCCTGACCTGTTACGGTCGCAATAGTTGTATTCCCGACGAGTCGGGGGCTGAGGTATATGTTTCACTATAAATTCTTGTAAATAATAGCTTTATAATAGTCTATGAAAAACTTCAGGGAGTCCATACTTACCCTTGTTACTGAAACTTCGGCAAATCTGCCGAGTGACGTGCGTTGTGCAATTTCAAGAGCAATTGATCAGGAAGACCCAAGCTCCCAGGCCGGTCTTGCCATGTCTACCATATCGGTTAACATCGATATGGCTGTTGACAATATTTCGCCGATATGCCAGGATACCGGTATGCCGACCTTTTTTATTCATACTCCTCGCGGTGTTGATCAGCTTCAGATGAAAAAGGAGATAGAGGAGGCCATCGCTGAAGCGTCCAGATCCGGCAAGCTTCGCCCGAATGCGGTGGATGCCTTTACGGGAAAAAACTCCGGCAATAATCTCGGTGACCATTTTCCGGTGATCCATTTTGAACCATGGGAGAAGAGTGAGATAGAGGTAAAGCTGATTCTCAAGGGTGGTGGGTGTGAGAACAAAAATATTCAGTATTCGCTGCCGATGGAGATCCCCGGACTGGGGAGTGCGTCACGTGATCTGGAGGGTGTACGCAAATGTCTGCTGCATGCGGTTTATCAGGCGCAGGGGCAGGGGTGCAGCCCTGGGTTTATTGGCGTAGGCATTGGAGGTGACCGTACCAGCGGCTTTGAGCTTGCCAAGAAGCAGCTCTTTCGCCGCATTGACGATCGTAACCCAGACAGTGAGCTCGACCTGCTTGAGCAGGATATTCTCCGGAAAGCCAATACGATGGAGATCGGCCCCATGGGGTTCGGCGGCAAGACCACGCTGCTTGGCTGTAAAATCGGCAAGTCACACCGGGTTCCTGCAAGTTTTTATGTTTCGGTGGCCTATAACTGCTGGGCATACCGCCGCCTTGGTGTACTGCTTGACCCTGAAAACGGCTCTATTGTCCACTGGCAGTATCGTGACAGCGATGAGATCAAACGGATGGCAAGGGGTGAAGGTATTCCTCTCACCGGTAAGGAGGTTGTTCTCCAAGCTCCGGTATCCGAAGAGCAGATCCGCAGCCTCAAGGTCGGCGATATGGTGCTCATCAACGGTGAAATGCATACAGGCCGCGATGCTTTCCATCACTATATCATGCATCACGACCTTCCCGAACATCTTGACACCAATGGGGGAGTGCTCTTTCACTGCGGTCCGGTTGTGCTGAAAAATGCAGACGGCAGCTACCGTGTTACGGCTGCGGGGCCGACCACCTCAAGCCGTGAGGAGCCATATCAGGCGGATGTGATCAAGAAGCTCGGTTTGAGGGCGATCATCGGTAAAGGGGGTATGGGTCCGAAAACCCTCAAGGGGTTGCAGGATCATGGCGCAGTCTATCTGAACGCGATCGGTGGCGCGGCCCAGTACTATGCCCGATGTATTGAAAAAGTTACCGGTGTTGATTTTCTTGAGGAGATGGGCGTGCCTGAAGCGATGTGGCACTTGCAGGTAAATGCCTTTCCGGCTATTGTGACCATGGATTCGCACGGTAACAGCCTGCACAGCAAGATTGATGAGGAGTCGCTGCGTCGCCTCGGCAAATTTGCCACAGAGAGTCACTGAGCTCTCCGGCAATTGCGGCATGGCTGTTTAAGAAACGTTTTAACCGTGGAGTTTCTCTCCTGCCTGTCCGGAGGTGAGGATTACCAGGGCATTACCAATAATTGAAGAATTTAACTGAGAGGACGGAGTATATGAAAAAAATAAGGTTTATGGACGTCTCCTTTCGTGACGGGTTTCAGTCATGTTTTGGTGCAAGGGTCAAGACCGAGGATTTTCTGCCTGCACTGGAAGCCGCCGTTCATGCCGGAACCGATAACTTTGAAATAGGTGGCGGTGCCCGTTTTCAGAGCCTTTACTTCTACTGTGAAGAGGATGCCTTTACCATGATGGATGCCGCCCGGGAGATTGTCGGGCCGGATATCAATCTTCAGACCCTTTCACGCGGAGCCAATGTTGTCGGTCTGGTCTCACAGTCACGCGATATTATCGACCTGCATGCCAAACTTTTCAAGAAGCACGGCATAACCACCATCCGCAATTTCGATGCGCTGATGGATATCCGCAACCTCGCCTACTCCGGCCAGTGTATCCATGATGCCGGGCTGAAGCATCAGGTTGTTGTGGCCATGATGGGACTTCCTCCTGGTCTGAACGAGACCTATTGTCACACCCCCCAGTTCTATCTCGACAAGCTGAAGGAGATTCTTGATGCCGATATTCCCTACGACAGTGTTGCCTTCAAGGATGCTTCCGGTACCACAACGCCTGCTGTTGTTCACGAGACCATCAAGGGGGCTCGCAAGTTGCTGCCAGAAGGGACCATCATCCAGTTTCATACCCACGATACGGCAGGAATGGGCGTGGCCTGCAACTTTGCCGCCATCACCGGCGGAGCCGACATTATAGACCTCTCCATGGCTCCGGTGAGCGGAGGAACAGCGGAGGTTGATATTCTCACCATGTGGCAGCGGCTTCGCGGTACCGAATATACCCTTGACATCGATCATGAAAAATATCTTGAGGTCGAGGCGCTCTTTATCGATCAGATGTACAAATACTATATGCCGCCCGAAGCAACGGCGGTCAATCCCGTGATCTCCTTTTCACCCATGCCCGGCGGTGCCCTTACGGCAAACACCCAGATGATGCGCGACAACAACACGCTTCACCTGCTTCCGGATGTGATCAAGAACATGCGCGAAGTGGTTGTCAAAGGCGGTTTCGGCGCATCGGTAACTCCGGTTTCACAGTTCTATGTTCAGCAGGCATTTGCCAATACCATTCAGGGTGACTGGAAAAAGATCACCGACGGATATGGCAAGATGGTGCTCGGCTACTTTGGCCGCACCCCGTCTGCCCCTGATCCCGAAGTGGTCAGGCTTGCCTCCGAACAGCTCGGTCTTGAGCCGACAACGGAGGATGTGCACGACATCAACGACCGCAACCCGGAGCTTGGCATCGAGTATAACCGTTCGCTGCTTCAGAAAGCCCATATTCCGCAAACTGACGAGAACATTTTTATCGCCGCGACCTGCGGAGCCAAGGGTATTGCCTTCCTTCAGGGTGATTGCTCAACCGGTATTCGCTACAAGGCTGATATTGCAGTTGAAATCAAGGCAAAAACCAAAGCTGAGGTGGTTGCCGCATACCACGAAGCGCACAAGCACGATATCCATCAGAAGGAGGTTACCCACCGCCTTGAGGAGCTCTTCTCAAAACCCGCCCCGACAGAGACGGTTCCGGCAGCATCCGCTGTGCCAAAGGTGATCTCCATGGCCGGTAACTTTACCGTCTATGTTGATGGATCACCGTTTAATGTGACCTTTGCCGAAGGTTCATCCATCAACCCCCAGGGAGCATCAACGCAACCCGCTGTTTCTGCACCGGCACCAGCCGCCGCTCCGGCAGTAGCCGCTGGCACTCCGGTACTTGCAGTCATGCCCGGCAACGTCTTCTCGATTTCCGTCAAGGTTGGCGATGATGTGAAGGAGGGCGAAGAGGTGGCCGTCCTTGAAGCCATGAAAATGGAAAATCCGGTCAAGGCCCCCTGTGCAGGGAAAATTCTCTCCATTACGGTCGCCAAGGGTGATACCATTGGCATGGGGGAGATCATGATGACCATCGGATAGCCTCAATATAAATCTACTGCGCAGACGACAAAACCCCCAGAGATCGGGGGTTTTGTCGTTACAAGGGGAGAGGGGTCATGCGTTACTTTCTGAGAATTACTTCACACTCGGGGTGGAGCTCTATGAAGCGTTCGAGTTCGTCACGGGGGATGTTGCCGGGCGAAAGCTCTATTTTTTCAAGGTTCTGAAGCTGCATCAGAGGGTCGATGGACGAGACGAGCGTGTTTGAGATGTCAAGCTCCTCAAGGTAGGTAAGCTCTTCAAGCGCTTCGATGGTCATGACATGGGTGTTTGCCAGGCTCAGTTCACGTAGACCGGCAAGTGAACGCAGCGGCTCGATATTTTCGATGGCTGTTTTGTTACAGCGGAGATATTCGAGGTTGCTGAGTCCGGAGAGTGGCGACAGGTCGGTAACGTAGGAGCTGTTGATGCCAAGTTCGATGAGATTTTCAAGATGTCTGAGCGGGGCAAGGGAGGAGATCCCGGTTTTGTAACAGCTCAGCTTTTCAAGCTTGAAAAGCTTTTTCAGAGGCGAAAGGTCATTGATCGGTGTTTCGGAACAGTAGAGCTCTTCAAGATTGGAGAGCTTGCTGACCGGTTCAAGTGTCGTGATCTGTGTGCTTGAAATCCAGAGCAGTTTGAGGCTTGTCAGGTTGCGCAGGGGATCAAGTGACGAGAAGTCGCAGTCGAAAGCATAGAGGCGCTGCAGTTTCTCAAGATGAGCCAGCGGTTCAAGATCTGAAACAGGTGACTCATCGCAGCGGAGCTGCTGAAGTTTTTCAAGCATCCTGACAGGCAGGAGGTCGTGAATTCTCCGGTTGTCACAGCGAAGGTGTGTGGTTTCAAGAAAATCAAGCAGCTCCTGATCGGAAGGTTCTCGGACAACTTTCAGAGTGGTTTTGATGATCTCTTTCCACTCATCAGTCATGGTCTGCCACCACTTTTTACGAGCACTGCTCTCACGGAGCAGCTCTGCCCTTGAGATTGTGCGAAGGTATTCAATCTCATCAGACTGGCAATACAGATGCCGTCCATTATCCTTTGGAGGCTGTTCAACCGGCGGACCAGCTGGATGGTTTGGACTGCAATTGAGTTTTTCGGTAAGGCAACGGGTATACCATTCAGCCTTTTTCTCCTCTGTATGCTGACGGTGAAGTTCCTGTGATTGCTCGTCAAGTGAGGTGATATCTTCAAGTATGTCATTTCCGCATCGGGGACATACTGCACTTTGCACTGTGAGCGGATAACTGCAAACCGGGCACTGATTATAGGTGTTTTGCTCCAAAATTATACGGCATCTTGCGTTGATTAAGAGAAAGGGTGGAATATTATTAAATAATAAGAAAAAAAGCGTTACCGCCATACAGGATGAGAAAATTCATGCAGGTATTTTACGCTTTATTTCACCTTACCTTACCGGCCTGACGATGAATAAACTAATTGCCAGTAACCGGTGTTCTTTGTTTGTTAAAGCAAATCTGTTTATTGGCGAAAACTGGGCCGGTGTTCAGTGATGTATAGTCCTCAATAAAGGATATCTACCGAGAGGAGCCTTTTATGGATAACCCTGCGTTAACGCCGGGAAACGTTGCCGGAACGATACCGGACAAGCTGCTCACGCTTTCGGGTGAGGAGTGGCTGTTGAGGCGAAAAGGGTTTCGGAAATCCGAAAAAAGTATCCAGGTCAACGAGACCCTTCTGACCATTGGAAACGGTTATCTCAATATCAGGGGAAGTCTTGAGGAGCTTCCGCCGGGACACTCCGGCGGAATGTATCTGAATGGCATCTACGATAAATCGGAGGCCGATGTTGAAGAGCTGGTCAAATGTCCGATGTGGACCGATCTGTCAATATGGGTCGAGGGTCAGAAATTCTGTCTTTCAAGCTGCAAGGCTCTGCATCACGAGCAGATTCTTGATTTGAAAAAAGGGACACTGCACCGCATTACCACCTTCAGGGATCCTGCCGGAAAGGTCATCACCCTCGAAACTGTTCGCCTTGTCTTTATGCATGACCTGCATCTGGGATATATGCAGGTCAAAATTACTCCCCGTAATTTTTCCGGACCGATCCGGGTGCTGACCGGCCTGAACGGAGATGTCTGCAACAGGGGTTTTTTCCCTCGCGAAATGCTCAAGCATCTTCAACTTGAAAGAATTGAGCGGGGCAGGGTTTTTATGTATCTGGAGATGAAAACCCGTGAGCGGGGTATACGGATTTCGGAGGCGGCTTCATGGCGTCTGGTTTCGCCCTCTTTCCACTACCTGAAGTGGGAGCCGAGAATTTACGGAGAGAAGTTTACCAGCGAAATCACTATCGAGGCAAAAAAAGGGGAGAGCTATATCTTTGAAAAGCTGGCGGTTGTTACCACGAGCAGGGAGATAAAGCCGGATGAGATGTTCAAAGGTTCGATCTGCAAGCTTAAAGCGTTTGTCCGCAGTGGTGCCGAGCGTGAAATAACGGCACATCTTACGGCATGGAGTGAGAAGTGGAAGCAGGCTGATATCGTTATCAGGGGTGACGATGAGGCTCAGCATGCATTGCGCTACAATATCTATCAACTGCTTATCAACGGCCCGGTTCGCCCGGCCGGTATCGGGGCAAAATTTCTCAGTTCCGAGGGCTATCTCGGACATGTTTTCTGGGATACCGAAATATTCATTCTTCCTTTTTTTATTTACAATTTCCCGGAAATTGCCCGGAACATGCTTCTCTACCGCTACAATACACTTGGCGGAGCAAAGGAAAATGCCCGGAAAATGGGCTATAAAGGGGCTAAATATGCATGGGAGTCGGCAGTTACCGGAGAGGATGTTACGCCGAGATTTGCCTCAAAGCTCGAGAAGACCATCAGGCTCATCTACACCGGTACCGAGGAGGATCATATTGTATCCGACGTCATATACGGCGTGGAAAAGTATTTCCGGGTCACCGGCGATGTAAGTTTTCTGATCGATTACGGGCTTGAAATGGTTTTTCTGACAGCCCGTTTC
This DNA window, taken from Candidatus Chlorobium masyuteum, encodes the following:
- a CDS encoding bifunctional aminoglycoside phosphotransferase/ATP-binding protein; translation: MEPLREALSHPAAYRHDTGTIEVVETHISWIFITRDFAYKVKKPLDLGFLDFSTLEKRLHCCREELRLNRRLCPEIYLSVVPIIRHGEQLLLDEDGKSEGDIIDYAVKMVRFDRTMELDRMMAAGKLRGEHIDTLSLLIARFHEALAPAPPESGFGLPENVIKPVLNNFLHMEPVLDITGEKERIDALKAWSLQEHQARHQLFLNRKRNGSIRQCHGDMHTGNMVLWREQILIFDCIEFSDMLSIIDVISDLAFLFMDLEHAGLIALAWRLLNGYLAETGDYGALPLLRFYAMYRAMVRAKVTAIRYSQTTEPAAAAKSLEEHRSYLELAETYTRKKSPLLCITFGVSGSGKSHLLTALAPEIPAIHLRSDVERKRIAGLKPLQRSKQEGTLSIYTDEISRATYTRLFELAELCISEGIAVVVDATFLKRERRKVFMELAALRNTPFRILHVHAPEMLLFDRVQKRFREGSDASEADSAVLKAQLASMEPLSAEEEAVSISIDTSQEIDTGAIAEQLRLLRS
- a CDS encoding biotin/lipoyl-containing protein; the encoded protein is MKKIRFMDVSFRDGFQSCFGARVKTEDFLPALEAAVHAGTDNFEIGGGARFQSLYFYCEEDAFTMMDAAREIVGPDINLQTLSRGANVVGLVSQSRDIIDLHAKLFKKHGITTIRNFDALMDIRNLAYSGQCIHDAGLKHQVVVAMMGLPPGLNETYCHTPQFYLDKLKEILDADIPYDSVAFKDASGTTTPAVVHETIKGARKLLPEGTIIQFHTHDTAGMGVACNFAAITGGADIIDLSMAPVSGGTAEVDILTMWQRLRGTEYTLDIDHEKYLEVEALFIDQMYKYYMPPEATAVNPVISFSPMPGGALTANTQMMRDNNTLHLLPDVIKNMREVVVKGGFGASVTPVSQFYVQQAFANTIQGDWKKITDGYGKMVLGYFGRTPSAPDPEVVRLASEQLGLEPTTEDVHDINDRNPELGIEYNRSLLQKAHIPQTDENIFIAATCGAKGIAFLQGDCSTGIRYKADIAVEIKAKTKAEVVAAYHEAHKHDIHQKEVTHRLEELFSKPAPTETVPAASAVPKVISMAGNFTVYVDGSPFNVTFAEGSSINPQGASTQPAVSAPAPAAAPAVAAGTPVLAVMPGNVFSISVKVGDDVKEGEEVAVLEAMKMENPVKAPCAGKILSITVAKGDTIGMGEIMMTIG
- a CDS encoding leucine-rich repeat domain-containing protein, with product MEQNTYNQCPVCSYPLTVQSAVCPRCGNDILEDITSLDEQSQELHRQHTEEKKAEWYTRCLTEKLNCSPNHPAGPPVEQPPKDNGRHLYCQSDEIEYLRTISRAELLRESSARKKWWQTMTDEWKEIIKTTLKVVREPSDQELLDFLETTHLRCDNRRIHDLLPVRMLEKLQQLRCDESPVSDLEPLAHLEKLQRLYAFDCDFSSLDPLRNLTSLKLLWISSTQITTLEPVSKLSNLEELYCSETPINDLSPLKKLFKLEKLSCYKTGISSLAPLRHLENLIELGINSSYVTDLSPLSGLSNLEYLRCNKTAIENIEPLRSLAGLRELSLANTHVMTIEALEELTYLEELDISNTLVSSIDPLMQLQNLEKIELSPGNIPRDELERFIELHPECEVILRK
- a CDS encoding fumarate hydratase, which translates into the protein MKNFRESILTLVTETSANLPSDVRCAISRAIDQEDPSSQAGLAMSTISVNIDMAVDNISPICQDTGMPTFFIHTPRGVDQLQMKKEIEEAIAEASRSGKLRPNAVDAFTGKNSGNNLGDHFPVIHFEPWEKSEIEVKLILKGGGCENKNIQYSLPMEIPGLGSASRDLEGVRKCLLHAVYQAQGQGCSPGFIGVGIGGDRTSGFELAKKQLFRRIDDRNPDSELDLLEQDILRKANTMEIGPMGFGGKTTLLGCKIGKSHRVPASFYVSVAYNCWAYRRLGVLLDPENGSIVHWQYRDSDEIKRMARGEGIPLTGKEVVLQAPVSEEQIRSLKVGDMVLINGEMHTGRDAFHHYIMHHDLPEHLDTNGGVLFHCGPVVLKNADGSYRVTAAGPTTSSREEPYQADVIKKLGLRAIIGKGGMGPKTLKGLQDHGAVYLNAIGGAAQYYARCIEKVTGVDFLEEMGVPEAMWHLQVNAFPAIVTMDSHGNSLHSKIDEESLRRLGKFATESH
- a CDS encoding glycoside hydrolase family 65 protein, which produces MDNPALTPGNVAGTIPDKLLTLSGEEWLLRRKGFRKSEKSIQVNETLLTIGNGYLNIRGSLEELPPGHSGGMYLNGIYDKSEADVEELVKCPMWTDLSIWVEGQKFCLSSCKALHHEQILDLKKGTLHRITTFRDPAGKVITLETVRLVFMHDLHLGYMQVKITPRNFSGPIRVLTGLNGDVCNRGFFPREMLKHLQLERIERGRVFMYLEMKTRERGIRISEAASWRLVSPSFHYLKWEPRIYGEKFTSEITIEAKKGESYIFEKLAVVTTSREIKPDEMFKGSICKLKAFVRSGAEREITAHLTAWSEKWKQADIVIRGDDEAQHALRYNIYQLLINGPVRPAGIGAKFLSSEGYLGHVFWDTEIFILPFFIYNFPEIARNMLLYRYNTLGGAKENARKMGYKGAKYAWESAVTGEDVTPRFASKLEKTIRLIYTGTEEDHIVSDVIYGVEKYFRVTGDVSFLIDYGLEMVFLTARFWASRVVKIGEQYEIHCVIGPDEFHEHVNNNAYTNFIVKWHLRLAAMLYKYMVRNDAGMLRNISSKIELAGEEVDSWMDISRNLKLSYNAETKIYEQFDGYFSLRDYVITAFDRKGHPVLPRGVHYRNIQSTRLIKQADVMSMMLLFPHAFSDEDKMANYDYYERRTVHKSSLSHCIHAMMGLTTGRRTRAYSYFMKTALFDLENLHENSALGIHAAAVGGTWQTAIYGFGGFSIKSDRLVLKPWLPKKWESLSFNVRWGERAVDVTVYHDRVEVMIRSEEETTVPLSLYRKTYKIEVNRLTVLPYCSS
- a CDS encoding universal stress protein, producing MIHLSKILCPADYSATSDNAVRYAIEFARQVGAHVRILHIVTPQAPCVKVPEGDAPECLIPEEDDAIPENISTLLMAEIKKGLSADIRILRGEASKVISEQARLWGADLIIMGSHGRSGLQRLMMGSVAEDVFRSSDIPVLLVKKSAADKVVVE